The proteins below come from a single Falco peregrinus isolate bFalPer1 chromosome Z, bFalPer1.pri, whole genome shotgun sequence genomic window:
- the LOC129782690 gene encoding interferon-like: protein MTAPATPQPRLTHGATPLLLLLTALATALACHHLRPGDDTFPWDGLRLLQAMAPSPTQPCQQHQAPFRFPDTLLHTSHPQQAAATALRILQHLFHTLSNDSAPQHWDTGARHHLLNHLQHYIQRLEQCPTASATLFKRQRLSIDRYFTHIQDFLHTHNHSACAWDHVRLEARACFQRLHNLTRTMRR, encoded by the coding sequence ATGACAGCGCCCGCAACCCCGCAGCCCCGCCTGACGCACGGCGCCACGccgctcctgctcctcctgacGGCTCTCGCCACCGCCCTCGCCTGCCACCACCTGCGGCCCGGCGACGACACCTTCCCCTGGGACGGCCTCCGGCTCCTCCAGGCCATGGCTCCCAGCCcgacacagccctgccagcaacacCAGGCGCCCTTCCGCTTCCCCGACACCCTCCTCCACACCAGCCACCCACAGCaagccgccgccaccgccctcCGCATCCTACAGCACCTCTTCCACACCCTCAGCAACGACAGCGCCCCACAACACTGGGACACCGGCGCGCGCCACCACCTCCTCAACCACCTACAGCACTACATCCAACGCCTGGAGCAATGCCCGACAGCCAGCGCCACGCTCTTCAAAAGGCAGCGACTCAGCATCGACAGGTACTTCACGCACATCCAGGACTTCCTCCACACCCACAACCACAGCGCCTGCGCCTGGGACCACGTCCGCCTCGAAGCTCGCGCCTGCTTCCAACGCCTCCACAACCTCACCCGCACCATGCGCCGTTAG